In the Armatimonadota bacterium genome, CCATCCGCGACACCCCCGGGATCGGTCCCACCATCGCCGGCAGCGTGCACAGCTTCTTCCGGCAGGAGGTGAACCGACGCCTGCTCGACCGCTTGCTGGCTGCGGGCGTCGCGCCCGAGGCGCCGCAGGCGGCGCCCGCACCCGGCCCGCTGGCCGGCACACAGGTGGTCTTCACGGGCACGCTGGCGCGCTGGACGCGCAGCCAGGCCGAGGCCCTGGCGCGTGCGGCCGGCGCCACCACGACCGACAGCGTGACGAAGAAGACGACCTACGTGGTGGCCGGGGCCTCGCCCGGGAGCAAGCTCGAGAAAGCCCGACGGTTGGGGGTGCGGGTGCTCACGGAAGACGAGTTCGCGCGGCTGGTCGGCGCGTGAGGCGGGAGGCAGGCGTGCAGCGGGGAGCGGGCGAGCGACGGAGAGGGGGCGTGCGGCGGGTCCTCCTCTGGGCCCTGGTACTCGTCGTCGCGGCGGTCGTGCTGTGGTGGACGCAGCTGCGGCCGCGCGAGGCGCGCGTCGAGGTGTTCTTCGTAGGGCCGGCCGACGGCGGCACCACACTGGTGCCGGTCGCGCGCAGGGTGTCCGGGCGGCGAGCGGACGAGCTCCTGACGGCAGCGCTCGAGGCCCTGCTGGCCGGGCCCACACCGGAGGAACGCGCCCGGGGCCTGGGCACCGAGATCCCCGCGGGCACGCGGCTGCGCGCGCTGCAGCTGCGCGAAGGAGTGGTGGTGGTCGACCTGAGCGGCGAGGTGGAACGCGGCGGCGGCGCGACCAGCATGCAGGCGCGGCTGTGGCAGCTGGTCTACACCGCCACCCAGCTACCGGATGCCCGGCAGGTCCGGCTCCTCATCGACGGGGAGGCGCGACCGGCTCTGGGCGGTGAGGGGCTGGTGATCGATCGGCCCCTCGGGCGTCCGCCCGTGTTCCCCCGGTTCTGAACCTTCACGCGTCCCCAAGGCGCGATCCCGGGGCCTTGAGCCTAAGGGTGTGCCCCGGGCCCTGCGGCGTCTGACATCAATCCGGGCAGGAGACGCGCGGGCTCCGCAGAACGTAGCGGAGGTCGTCGAGTGTACTACTGGGGAGTCGCCGGTGCCCCGCGAGGTCTTCGCCGAAGAGATCGAGACGTTCCTGGAGCGGCTGGACGCCGTCGCGGCCGCCCGCGTGGTGGCCAACGACGACGGCGAGATCGAGCGCATCTACGTCACCACGGAGTCGACGCGTGACGACGGCGTCATCCGGCGCGCCATCACCTCGGCGTTGATCAGCCAGTACGGGTTGCCGGTGGACAGCTGGCGGATCCAGGTGGCTCACCTCGAGCCGCAGCCGTCTCTCGAGCCGATTCCGCCCTGCCACCTCGTCCGGCTGGAGGAGACCCTCACCGAAACCCTCGCCCGCGCCGTGGTCGAGTTGCGCTACGAGCGCGAGGGCGGACAGAAGACCGTCACCGGCGCGGCCCAGGCCCCGCCCGGGCAGGTGCACCGGCTGCGGACGGTGGCGCTGGCCACGCTGGAGGCGCTGCGGCCGCTGGCGGAGCGCGCGGGCTTGCGGCCGACGCTGGAGGCGCTGACGCTGACGCCGTTTGGCGGCGCGACCGTGGCGCTGGCGGCGGTGTCGCTGGCCGCCGAGCGCGGCACGGTGCTCACGGTGGGCGCGGAGACCGTCGAGGCCAGCGAGGCCGAGGCCGTGGTGGCGGCCGTCGTGGACGCCGTCCGCAAGGCGCGGCGGGCGCGTCCGGGCCAGCGCCCGCGGCCCGACCGGCGCCAGCAGGTCGAGGGGCTGCGACGGCACTACGAGCGGCTGCTCCGTCCCGAGGGTGCTACCGCTTCTCCCGCGCCCGCGGGCGAGGTGGCGGCCCAGGCCGGTGGCACGTGGGCGACTGCCGTCACCCTGGAGACGCCGCCAGCCGACCGTCCCGCCAGCCCGCACCCGGAAGAAGAGGAGTCCGCGCGGCCCTTCCCTGCCCCCGACGACGTCGTCAGTGACCTGCGCGAGATCCGTCCCGAACGTGAGGGAGGTGCAGCCACCGTGATGCGCGAGGAAGCACGGCCCGACGCCGCACCGGGCAGCCGGGCCACTGTGGGGCGGCTGTCCGTCGAGGACGCGTTCTACCGGCGTCTGGTGCTCTCGGGCGCGCCGGTCCACATTCGCTGCCGGGACGGCTACGAGATCCCGTCGGCGGTCGTGCGCGAGTACGGCACCTACAGCCTGATCGTCGAGGTCAACGGCGTGCAGGAGCTGCTCTTCAAGCACGGGATCATCGCGATCCGGCCCCACGGCCCGCTGCCCTCCGATCCCGACGTCACCGCCTGACCGGCGCGGGCACGGACGCGTCGTGCCGGGCGACCGCCTGGAGGACCTGCGCCGCCGCCGGGAGCGCATTCTCGCCATGGGCGGGCCCGACCGGGTCCGCCGCCAGCACGAGAGCGGCAAGCTCACGGCGCGTGAGCGCCTGGACGTGCTGCTGGACCCCGGGTCGTTCGTCGAGCTCGACCCCTTCGTCACCCCGCGCGCCCGCGACTTCGGCCTGGACCGCGTGGAGGCCCCGGCCGACGGCGTCGTCACCGGGTGGGGCACGATCGACGGCAGGCCGGTGCACGTGTTCTCGCAGGACTTCACGGTGCTGGGCGGCTCGCTGGGCGAGGCGCACGCCGAGAAGATCTGCAAGGTCATGGACCTGGCCCTGCGCACCGGCACGCCCCTCATCGGGCTGAACGACTCGGGGGGCGCGCGCATCCAGGAAGGCGTGATGAGCCTGGGTGGGTACGCCGAGATCTTCTGGCGGAACACCCAGGCCAGTGGCGTCATCCCGCAGATCTCGGCCATCATGGGGCCCTGCGCGGGGGGCGCCGTCTACTCGCCGGCCATCACCGACTTCGTCGTCATGGTGCGGGGCACGTCGTACATGTTCGTCACCGGGCCGCAGGTCGTGAAGGCCGTGACCCGCGAGGACGTCTCCTTCGAGGCGCTGGGCGGCGCCGACGTGCACGCCGCCCGCAGCGGCGTGGCGCACTTCGTCGCCGACGACGACGAGGCGGCGCTGGCGGTGATTCGTCGCCTGCTCGGCTTCCTGCCCTCCAACAACCTCGACGAGCCGCCGCGCCGGCCGTCCGGCGACGACCCGGCGCGGGCCGACCCCGCCCTCGACGATCTGGTGCCCGAGGACCCTGCCAAGCCCTACGACATGCACGAGGTGATCCGGCGCGTCGTCGACGATGGCGACTTCCTCGAGGTCCACGCGCAGTTCGCGCGCAACCTGCTGTGCGGCTTCGCGCGGCTGGCGGGGCGGCCCGTGGGCGTGGTGGCGCAGCAGCCGGCGGTGCTGGCCGGGGTGCTCGACATCGACGCCTCGGTGAAGGGCGCACGGTTCGTCCGGTTCTGCGACGCGTTCAACCTGCCGCTGGTCACGTTCGTGGACGTCCCCGGCTTCCTGCCGGGCGTGGCGCAGGAGCACGGCGGCATCATCCGGCACGGGGCCAAGCTGCTCTACGCCTACTGCGAGGCCACGGTGCCCAAGCTGACGGTGATCACCCGCAAGGCCTACGGCGGCGCCTACGACGTCATGGCCAGCAAGCACATTCGGGGTGACCTGAACCTCGCCTGGCCCACGGCCGAGATCGCCGTGATGGGGCCCGAGGGCGCCATCGACATCATCTTCCGCAAAGAGCTGGCCGAAGCCGACGATCCCGACGCGCGGCGGCGCGAGCTGGTCGCCGAGTACCGCGCGCAGTTCGCCACGCCCTACGTGGCGGCCGCCCGGGGGTACGTCGACGACGTCATCCCGCCGCGCGAGACGCGCCGCCGCCTGATCGCGGCCCTCGAGGTGCTGCACCGCAAGCGGGTCCAGGTGCCCCGCCGCAAGCACGGCAACATCCCCCTGTGAGCCGCACCGGCCGGTGCGCCCTGCCGGCTCACCGGCCCGCGGGCGAGGAGTCCCCCCGGCGCAGGTGGAATTCCTCACCTGACGCCCGTGCGAGCGCTTGCGCCCATGACGCTGGAACCCGTCGCTGCTGGCGACCCCCGCTTCCGCGACTGGCTGCGCCGGTACCGCGAGGAAATCACCGGCGAGCCCCCGCCCGAAGGGTGGCTGGACCGCTACCTGCAGGTGCTCTTCGCCGACCAGGGCACGCGGCGGTTCATCTGGTGGGGCGTGGACAACGGGCGCAAGGTGGGCTTCGCGGTGGCGGTCCTCACCCGGCACTGGGCCGACCAGTCGCGCACCGTGGGGCAGATCGGCGAGTTCTTCATCTACCCCGAGTTTCGCCGCGAGGGCCGGGGACGCAAGCTGGCGCAGGCAGTCATCGACTGGCTGCAGCAGCACGGCGCCGACGAGATCCAGTCGGGCGTCGTGGCCGGCAACCTGCGCGGCCTGCGCTTCTGGGAAGCCTGCGGGTTCCAGATCGCCCGCTACTCGCTGGTGTACCGGCCGGATCGCCCGCGCGCCCCCGACGAGGACGACGAAGACGACGAGGAGCGGGACGACGCGTGAGCGGGGCGCGATGCGGCCCATCCGTCGCCTGCTGATCGCCAACCGGGGAGAGATCGCGGTGCGCGTGGTTCGCGCGTGCCGCGAGCTGGGGATCGCGCCGCTCGCCGTGTACGCGCCGGTGGATGCCGACGCGCCGCACGTGCGGATGGCCGATGCGGCCCTGCCGTTGCCCGGCGACGCCCCCGCCGACAGCTACCTGAACCTGTCTCTGCTCGTCGAGCTCGCCCGCCGTGCCGGCGCCGACGCGGTGCACCCGGGCTACGGGTTCCTGGCCGAGAACCCGGCCTTCGCGGCCGCGTGCGAGGCCGCCGGGCTGGTGTTCGTGGGACCGCCGTCGGCCGTGCTGGCCCGCTGCGGCGACAAGGCCGCCGCGCGCGCCGCCGCCGCGGCGGCTGGGGTTCCGGTACTGCCGGGGACCGGGCCGGTGACCGACGACGAGGCTGTGCGCGCGGCCGCCGCGCTGGGGTTCCCGCTGCTCATCAAGGCGGTGGGCGGGGGCGGGGGGAAGGGCATCCACCACGTGGCGGCGCCCGAGGCGCTGCCGGCCGCCCTGCGGCTGGCCCGCGGCGAGGCGCAGGCAGCCTTCGGCGATCCCCGGGTCTACCTCGAGCGATGGCTGACCGCCCCGCGCCACGTGGAGGTCCAGGTGCTGGCCGATGCTGCGGGCCACGTCGTGCACCTGGGTGAGCGTGCGTGCTCGGTGCAGCGACGGCACCAGAAGCTGATCGAGGAGGCGCCGGCGCCCGGCGTGGATCCGGCGCTGCGGGCGGCCCTGGGCGAGGCCGCGGTGGCGGTGGCGCGCGCGCTGGAGTACCGGGGTGCCGGGACCATGGAGTTCCTGCTGGAGGGCGACCGCTTCTACTTCATCGAGGTGAACGCCCGCATCCAGGTCGAGCACCCGGTGACCGAGGCGGTGACCGGGTGCGATCTGGTGGCCTGGCAGCTCCGCCTGGCCGGCGGGGAGCCCCTCGACTTCCAGCAGGCCGACGTGACCTGGCGGGGGGCGGCGCTCGAGTGCCGTATCAGCGCCGAAGACCCCCACGCGCAGTTCCTGCCATCGCTGGGCGCCATCGACGGGCTGGCCGAGCCCGCGGGGCCCGGCATCCGGGTGGACAGTGGCCTGTGGGTCGGCCAGCGGGTCTCGCGCCACTACGACCCGCTGCTCGCGAAGGTCGTCGCGTGGGGGCCGAGCCGCGAGGTGGCGCTGGCCCGCATGCGATGTGCCCTGCGCGAGTACTACATCTCGGGAGTCGACACGACGATTCCCTTTCACCTGTGGGCGTTGGACCAGCCGGCGTTTTGCGCCGGCGTCTACGACGTGCGGTTCGCCGAGCACTGGGACGGCGGTGGCGCGCTCGACGAGACCGCCGTGCTCGCCGCGGCCGCGTGGTACTCCCGGCGCCTGCGGACGCCGCGGTTGCCCGCCGACGGTGCGGGCGAGCGCTGGGCCGCAACGGCCCGCCTGGAGGCCCTGCGATGATCCTCGAGGTCGCCCTGGGCGGGCGCCGCCACACGGTGGCCGTGACGGAGGACGCCGATGGCATGGTCGTCGCCTGGGACGGGACCCGTCGACACGTGCGGCTGGCACCCCTCGTGGGCTCCGAATGGTGGCGGCTGGAGGTCGACGGGCGGCGCTATGATGTGCGCCTTCAGCCTTACGACGATGGCGTGCGGGTGACGGTGGGCGCGTCGCGGGCCGAGGTGCTCGTGCGGCGGGCGCTGCCGGTACCGTCGCGGCGGGCACGCGACCCCGCGGTGGCCACGGCGGTCGAGGTGCGTGCGCCGATGCCGGGGCTGGTCGTCGCCACGCCGCTGGCCGCGGGGCAGCCGGTGGCGGCGGGCCAGGCGGTCGTCGTCGTCGAAGCCATGAAGATGCAGATGGAGGTACCGGCGCCCGTCTCGGGGCAGGTCGCCGAGGTGCGGGTGCGGCCCGGCCAGGAAGTGACCGGCTCCCAGGTGCTGGTGGTGCTGCACACGGGGCCGGGCGCCGGGGAGAGCCGATGAGCGACCAGGTCCGGCAGGTGACAACGACCGACGGCATGCCGCTGGCCGTCGTGTACGGCCCCGACGACGCGCGCATCGACTACGCCCGCGACCTGGGCGCGCCCGGCCAGTTCCCCTTCACGCGGGGCATCTACCCCACCATGTACCGCGGTCGGCTGTGGACGATGCGTCAGTACGCCGGCTACGGCACGGCGGAGGAATCCAACCGCCGCTTCCACTACCTGTTGGACCAGGGTCAGACCGGCCTCTCGATCGCGTTCGACCTCCCCACCCAGATGGGCTACGACTCCGACCACCCCCTGGCCGAGCCCGAGGTCGGCAAGGTCGGCGTCGCCATCGACTCCCTGGCCGACATGGAGGTCCTGCTGGAAGGCATTCCCCTCGACCGGGTGTCGACCTCCATGACCATCAACGCCACGGCGGCGATCCTGCTGGCGATGTACGTGGCCGTGGCGCGCAAACAGGGCGTGCCACCCGACCGCATCGCCGGGACCACGCAGAACGACATCCTCAAGGAGTACGTCGCCCGCGGCACTTACATCTACCCCCCGGGCCCGTCCCTGCGCCTGGTCACCGACCTGTGTGCCTACTGCGTGCGCTTCCTGCCCCGCTGGAATCCCATCAGCATCAGCGGCTACCACATCCGGGAGGCTGGCGCCACGGCCGCGCAGGAGGTGGCTTTCACGCTGGCCAACGGGCTGACCTACTTCCAGGCCGCGGTGGACGCTGGGCTGGACCCCGACGAGATCGGCCCGCGGCTGTCGTTCTTCTTCGCAGCCCAGATGCCGCTGCTCGAGGAAGTGGCGAAGTTCCGCGCGGCGCGTCGGCTGTGGGCGCGCCTGGTGCGCGAGCGGTTCGCCCCGGCCGATCTCCGGGCGGCGATGTTGCGGTTCCACACCCAGACCGCCGGTGCAGCCCTGACGGCCCAGCAGCCCGAGAACAACGTGGTCCGGGTGACCGTGCAGGCGCTGGCCGCGGTGCTGGGCGGGACACAGTCGTTGCACACCAATGCCCGCGACGAGGCGCTGGGCCTTCCCACCGAGGAGGCGGCGCTGCTGGCCCTGCGCACACAGCAGATCCTGGCCTACGAGACCGACGTGGCGGCCACGGTCGATCCCCTGGCCGGGGCCTACGTGATCGAGCACCTCACCGACGCCATCGAACGCCAGGCCCGCGAGCGGATCCGGCAGGTGGAAGCCGCGGGCGGGGTGCTGCGGGCGATCGAGGCGGGGGTGATCCAGCGCGAGATCGCCGAGAGCGCTTTCCGCGAGGCCCAGGCCATAGAACGGGGGGACAAGGTGGTAGTCGGCGTCAATCGGTTCCAGAGCGCGTCGCCGGTGCGCGTCGCGACGTTGCGCGTCGACCCCGCGGTGGTGGCGCGCCAGCAGGCGCGGCTGCGGCAGGTGCGCGCCGGCCGCGACGCCGCCGCGGTCCGGGGGGCCCTGCGCCGCCTGGAGGAGGCGGCGCGGGGCACTGACAACCTCATGCCCCCCATCCTCGAGGCCGTGGAGGCC is a window encoding:
- a CDS encoding methylmalonyl-CoA mutase family protein, with amino-acid sequence MSDQVRQVTTTDGMPLAVVYGPDDARIDYARDLGAPGQFPFTRGIYPTMYRGRLWTMRQYAGYGTAEESNRRFHYLLDQGQTGLSIAFDLPTQMGYDSDHPLAEPEVGKVGVAIDSLADMEVLLEGIPLDRVSTSMTINATAAILLAMYVAVARKQGVPPDRIAGTTQNDILKEYVARGTYIYPPGPSLRLVTDLCAYCVRFLPRWNPISISGYHIREAGATAAQEVAFTLANGLTYFQAAVDAGLDPDEIGPRLSFFFAAQMPLLEEVAKFRAARRLWARLVRERFAPADLRAAMLRFHTQTAGAALTAQQPENNVVRVTVQALAAVLGGTQSLHTNARDEALGLPTEEAALLALRTQQILAYETDVAATVDPLAGAYVIEHLTDAIERQARERIRQVEAAGGVLRAIEAGVIQREIAESAFREAQAIERGDKVVVGVNRFQSASPVRVATLRVDPAVVARQQARLRQVRAGRDAAAVRGALRRLEEAARGTDNLMPPILEAVEAYATIGELCDVLRRVFSTYRPPVVV
- a CDS encoding GerMN domain-containing protein, with the translated sequence MRRVLLWALVLVVAAVVLWWTQLRPREARVEVFFVGPADGGTTLVPVARRVSGRRADELLTAALEALLAGPTPEERARGLGTEIPAGTRLRALQLREGVVVVDLSGEVERGGGATSMQARLWQLVYTATQLPDARQVRLLIDGEARPALGGEGLVIDRPLGRPPVFPRF
- a CDS encoding biotin carboxylase N-terminal domain-containing protein — encoded protein: MRPIRRLLIANRGEIAVRVVRACRELGIAPLAVYAPVDADAPHVRMADAALPLPGDAPADSYLNLSLLVELARRAGADAVHPGYGFLAENPAFAAACEAAGLVFVGPPSAVLARCGDKAAARAAAAAAGVPVLPGTGPVTDDEAVRAAAALGFPLLIKAVGGGGGKGIHHVAAPEALPAALRLARGEAQAAFGDPRVYLERWLTAPRHVEVQVLADAAGHVVHLGERACSVQRRHQKLIEEAPAPGVDPALRAALGEAAVAVARALEYRGAGTMEFLLEGDRFYFIEVNARIQVEHPVTEAVTGCDLVAWQLRLAGGEPLDFQQADVTWRGAALECRISAEDPHAQFLPSLGAIDGLAEPAGPGIRVDSGLWVGQRVSRHYDPLLAKVVAWGPSREVALARMRCALREYYISGVDTTIPFHLWALDQPAFCAGVYDVRFAEHWDGGGALDETAVLAAAAWYSRRLRTPRLPADGAGERWAATARLEALR
- a CDS encoding GNAT family N-acetyltransferase; translation: MTLEPVAAGDPRFRDWLRRYREEITGEPPPEGWLDRYLQVLFADQGTRRFIWWGVDNGRKVGFAVAVLTRHWADQSRTVGQIGEFFIYPEFRREGRGRKLAQAVIDWLQQHGADEIQSGVVAGNLRGLRFWEACGFQIARYSLVYRPDRPRAPDEDDEDDEERDDA
- a CDS encoding acyl-CoA carboxylase subunit beta, with translation MGGPDRVRRQHESGKLTARERLDVLLDPGSFVELDPFVTPRARDFGLDRVEAPADGVVTGWGTIDGRPVHVFSQDFTVLGGSLGEAHAEKICKVMDLALRTGTPLIGLNDSGGARIQEGVMSLGGYAEIFWRNTQASGVIPQISAIMGPCAGGAVYSPAITDFVVMVRGTSYMFVTGPQVVKAVTREDVSFEALGGADVHAARSGVAHFVADDDEAALAVIRRLLGFLPSNNLDEPPRRPSGDDPARADPALDDLVPEDPAKPYDMHEVIRRVVDDGDFLEVHAQFARNLLCGFARLAGRPVGVVAQQPAVLAGVLDIDASVKGARFVRFCDAFNLPLVTFVDVPGFLPGVAQEHGGIIRHGAKLLYAYCEATVPKLTVITRKAYGGAYDVMASKHIRGDLNLAWPTAEIAVMGPEGAIDIIFRKELAEADDPDARRRELVAEYRAQFATPYVAAARGYVDDVIPPRETRRRLIAALEVLHRKRVQVPRRKHGNIPL
- a CDS encoding biotin/lipoyl-containing protein encodes the protein MILEVALGGRRHTVAVTEDADGMVVAWDGTRRHVRLAPLVGSEWWRLEVDGRRYDVRLQPYDDGVRVTVGASRAEVLVRRALPVPSRRARDPAVATAVEVRAPMPGLVVATPLAAGQPVAAGQAVVVVEAMKMQMEVPAPVSGQVAEVRVRPGQEVTGSQVLVVLHTGPGAGESR